The following proteins are co-located in the Natator depressus isolate rNatDep1 chromosome 4, rNatDep2.hap1, whole genome shotgun sequence genome:
- the QDPR gene encoding dihydropteridine reductase isoform X3 — protein sequence MTENAHSACVIQGLCRTALSQKHLIDPSMWVASIDLAENEEANANVVVKMTDSFTEQADQVTADVGKLLGEQKVDAILCVAGGWAGGSAKAKSLYKNSDLMWKQSVWTSTISSHLATKHLKEGGLLTLTGAKAALAGTPGMVGYGMAKGAVHQLCQSLAGANSGLPSRSAALAVLPVTLDTPVNRKSMPDADFSSWTPLEFLAETFYDWIIGKNRPSSGSLIQVVTTGGKTELAAAHL from the exons ATGACCGAGAATGCACATTCCGCCTGCGTTATACAAGGACTCTGTCGCACAGCGCTGTCTCAGAAGCATCTGATAGATCCATCCATG TGGGTTGCCAGCATTGACCTAGCAGAAAATGAAGAAGCTAATGCCAATGTTGTTGTGAAAATGACGGACTCCTTCACTGAGCAAGCAGATCAG GTGACAGCAGATGTTGGAAAACTTCTGGGTGAACAGAAGGTGGATGCTATCCTGTGTGTAGCTGGAGGATGGGCAGGTGGCAGTGCAAAAGCTAAAT ctttATACAAAAATTCTGACCTTATGTGGAAACAGAGTGTTTGGACGTCAACTATTTCCAGTCACTTAGCCACAAAACATCTGAAAGAAGGAGGCTTATTGACTCTGACTGGAGCAAAAGCTGCTTTGGCTGGAACTCCAG GGATGGTTGGGTATGGCATGGCAAAAGGAGCAGTACATCAGCTTTGTCAGAGTCTAGCTGGTGCGAACAGTGGCTTGCCATCTAGGTCTGCTGCTCTTGCTGTTCTACC GGTTACCTTGGATACACCAGTGAACAGGAAATCAATGCCTGACGCAGATTTCAGCTCCTGGACACCCCTAGAATTCCTTGCTGA AACCTTTTATGACTGGATTATAGGGAAGAACAGACCAAGCTCAGGCAGCCTAATCCAGGTGGTAACCACAGGAGGGAAGACAGAACTAGCTGCCGCACATCTTTGA
- the QDPR gene encoding dihydropteridine reductase isoform X1 has protein sequence MTENAHSACVIQGLCRTALSQKHLIDPSMVCNRASLFKPPLPAQSARGEQQRGLWVASIDLAENEEANANVVVKMTDSFTEQADQVTADVGKLLGEQKVDAILCVAGGWAGGSAKAKSLYKNSDLMWKQSVWTSTISSHLATKHLKEGGLLTLTGAKAALAGTPGMVGYGMAKGAVHQLCQSLAGANSGLPSRSAALAVLPVTLDTPVNRKSMPDADFSSWTPLEFLAETFYDWIIGKNRPSSGSLIQVVTTGGKTELAAAHL, from the exons ATGACCGAGAATGCACATTCCGCCTGCGTTATACAAGGACTCTGTCGCACAGCGCTGTCTCAGAAGCATCTGATAGATCCATCCATGGTGTGCAACCGGGCGTCCTTATTTAAACCACCGTTGCCGGCACAGAGCGCCCGAGGCGAGCAACAGCGGGGTTTG TGGGTTGCCAGCATTGACCTAGCAGAAAATGAAGAAGCTAATGCCAATGTTGTTGTGAAAATGACGGACTCCTTCACTGAGCAAGCAGATCAG GTGACAGCAGATGTTGGAAAACTTCTGGGTGAACAGAAGGTGGATGCTATCCTGTGTGTAGCTGGAGGATGGGCAGGTGGCAGTGCAAAAGCTAAAT ctttATACAAAAATTCTGACCTTATGTGGAAACAGAGTGTTTGGACGTCAACTATTTCCAGTCACTTAGCCACAAAACATCTGAAAGAAGGAGGCTTATTGACTCTGACTGGAGCAAAAGCTGCTTTGGCTGGAACTCCAG GGATGGTTGGGTATGGCATGGCAAAAGGAGCAGTACATCAGCTTTGTCAGAGTCTAGCTGGTGCGAACAGTGGCTTGCCATCTAGGTCTGCTGCTCTTGCTGTTCTACC GGTTACCTTGGATACACCAGTGAACAGGAAATCAATGCCTGACGCAGATTTCAGCTCCTGGACACCCCTAGAATTCCTTGCTGA AACCTTTTATGACTGGATTATAGGGAAGAACAGACCAAGCTCAGGCAGCCTAATCCAGGTGGTAACCACAGGAGGGAAGACAGAACTAGCTGCCGCACATCTTTGA
- the QDPR gene encoding dihydropteridine reductase isoform X2: MAAAAAEAHRVLVYGGRGALGAKCVQYFRAKHWWVASIDLAENEEANANVVVKMTDSFTEQADQVTADVGKLLGEQKVDAILCVAGGWAGGSAKAKSLYKNSDLMWKQSVWTSTISSHLATKHLKEGGLLTLTGAKAALAGTPGMVGYGMAKGAVHQLCQSLAGANSGLPSRSAALAVLPVTLDTPVNRKSMPDADFSSWTPLEFLAETFYDWIIGKNRPSSGSLIQVVTTGGKTELAAAHL, from the exons ATggcagcggcggcggcggaggCGCACAGGGTGCTGGTGTACGGAGGCAGAGGGGCCCTGGGAGCCAAATGCGTGCAGTATTTCAGAGCCAAGCACTGG TGGGTTGCCAGCATTGACCTAGCAGAAAATGAAGAAGCTAATGCCAATGTTGTTGTGAAAATGACGGACTCCTTCACTGAGCAAGCAGATCAG GTGACAGCAGATGTTGGAAAACTTCTGGGTGAACAGAAGGTGGATGCTATCCTGTGTGTAGCTGGAGGATGGGCAGGTGGCAGTGCAAAAGCTAAAT ctttATACAAAAATTCTGACCTTATGTGGAAACAGAGTGTTTGGACGTCAACTATTTCCAGTCACTTAGCCACAAAACATCTGAAAGAAGGAGGCTTATTGACTCTGACTGGAGCAAAAGCTGCTTTGGCTGGAACTCCAG GGATGGTTGGGTATGGCATGGCAAAAGGAGCAGTACATCAGCTTTGTCAGAGTCTAGCTGGTGCGAACAGTGGCTTGCCATCTAGGTCTGCTGCTCTTGCTGTTCTACC GGTTACCTTGGATACACCAGTGAACAGGAAATCAATGCCTGACGCAGATTTCAGCTCCTGGACACCCCTAGAATTCCTTGCTGA AACCTTTTATGACTGGATTATAGGGAAGAACAGACCAAGCTCAGGCAGCCTAATCCAGGTGGTAACCACAGGAGGGAAGACAGAACTAGCTGCCGCACATCTTTGA